In Providencia sneebia DSM 19967, one DNA window encodes the following:
- a CDS encoding FUSC family protein, giving the protein MRKIPAIHDGIMYSGCMLLSAVIAFTFLGVQASMWAAFSTLYAFNLFNAAKEYKNYLYTAFWLAMIMLSIFIGDTLRLGTSFYIYLAVFSFVYYQLYGTDPVMDLTMKFMIIMSTIGTILPDISESLALGFLIGSSVTLIIYYIFSKKAHQHPIVTGSLIEQNLFTLRKHIIPRSMTYTIGLLLTIAIPRMLEFGHFYWTLLTFVFVLHPKSEGIVHITFQRVIGSLLSVVLLYFLFNTPLMPYIGLVSIILFAFLMPMSSHHGYTFMTFVVTSLILSIIELVIYWGHPAYVLLFDRVTETALGGGIAILISIILKLFRDAK; this is encoded by the coding sequence ATGAGAAAAATACCAGCGATTCATGATGGCATAATGTATAGTGGTTGCATGCTACTCAGTGCCGTAATAGCTTTCACCTTCTTAGGGGTACAAGCTTCAATGTGGGCAGCATTCTCAACTCTGTATGCCTTTAACCTCTTCAATGCAGCTAAAGAGTATAAAAACTATTTATATACTGCTTTTTGGTTAGCAATGATTATGTTGTCCATTTTTATTGGTGATACTTTACGCCTAGGAACCAGTTTTTACATTTATCTTGCCGTATTTTCATTTGTCTACTACCAACTCTATGGCACAGACCCTGTCATGGATTTGACAATGAAATTTATGATTATCATGTCAACTATTGGAACAATTCTACCCGATATATCAGAAAGCCTCGCACTAGGCTTTCTTATTGGTAGTAGCGTAACGCTAATCATCTATTATATTTTTAGCAAAAAAGCACATCAGCACCCAATAGTAACTGGCAGCTTAATCGAGCAAAATTTATTTACCTTGCGTAAGCATATCATTCCACGGTCAATGACTTACACAATTGGTCTATTGCTAACGATTGCCATACCCAGAATGCTTGAATTTGGTCACTTCTACTGGACATTATTAACTTTTGTATTTGTTTTACATCCCAAATCAGAAGGAATAGTCCATATCACATTTCAACGGGTTATTGGCAGCCTACTATCGGTAGTTTTACTCTATTTTTTATTTAATACACCATTGATGCCATATATTGGTCTGGTGTCCATTATACTCTTTGCTTTTCTAATGCCGATGAGTTCTCACCATGGCTATACTTTTATGACATTTGTTGTCACTAGCCTCATTCTTTCCATCATTGAATTAGTGATTTATTGGGGACATCCTGCTTATGTATTATTATTTGATAGAGTGACAGAAACTGCACTTGGCGGTGGAATCGCGATATTAATTAGTATTATCTTAAAGTTATTTAGAGATGCAAAATAA
- a CDS encoding YceI family protein, with amino-acid sequence MFKKTILGLTTGALFLTAGSALAETYQFDKQGQHAFIEFRIQHLGYSWVYGSFKDFDGSFTYDAKDPAKDKVEVTIKTGSIDTNHAERDKHLRSADFLNSAKFPEAKFVSTDVKKEGEVYKITGDFTLNGVTKPITLDAKLMGEGKDPWGGYRAGFEAQGNIKLKEFNIKSDLGPKSQEVELLISVEGVQAK; translated from the coding sequence ATGTTTAAGAAAACGATTCTGGGTCTGACTACGGGTGCTCTATTTTTAACAGCGGGTTCTGCATTGGCTGAAACTTACCAATTTGACAAACAAGGCCAACATGCATTTATTGAATTTCGTATTCAGCATTTAGGTTACAGCTGGGTATATGGTAGTTTCAAAGATTTTGATGGTAGTTTCACTTATGATGCAAAAGATCCAGCAAAAGATAAAGTTGAAGTAACCATTAAAACGGGAAGCATTGATACTAACCATGCAGAGCGTGATAAACATTTACGCAGCGCTGATTTCTTAAATTCGGCGAAATTCCCTGAAGCTAAATTTGTATCAACAGATGTGAAAAAAGAAGGTGAAGTCTATAAAATCACGGGTGATTTCACGCTAAATGGTGTTACCAAGCCAATTACTTTGGATGCAAAACTCATGGGTGAAGGTAAAGATCCATGGGGTGGATACCGTGCAGGGTTTGAGGCACAAGGTAATATTAAGCTAAAAGAATTTAATATAAAATCAGACCTTGGTCCAAAATCACAAGAAGTCGAATTATTAATTTCTGTTGAAGGTGTTCAAGCTAAATAA
- the glgP gene encoding glycogen/starch/alpha-glucan family phosphorylase, with protein MNTSSVYECNSPLITQDALKSSIIYKLKFVIGKDPYIATQREWLEAILLAARDRIVDRWMATNRAEYSQQLKQVYYLSMEFLLGRSLSNTLISMNLYNDIAHVSSELGFDFEQLLEQETDPGLGNGGLGRLAACFLDSLATLNLPACGYGIRYEYGMFRQAIRNGQQIEYPDDWLAHGNPWEFPRTENRYQIQFEGQVVEQDEGYQWIKTNDIIAVAYDQIIPGYNTKATNTLRLWSAKASDEFDLQIFNDGEYYAAVKKKNESENVSRVLYPNDSTYSGKELRLKQEFFLVSASVQDILHRHWLIYQRWDNLSDKMAIHLNDTHPVLAIPELIRLLVDKYQLSWHDAFTQAENIFSYTNHTLMNEALETWPVEMFQKILPRHLQIIFRINDEFLQRVHHDFPHDYELPRRVSIINEENGRLVRMAWLAAIVCHKINGVSALHSQLMANSLFADFTHIFPHKFCNITNGITPRRWIALANPELTKMIESYIGKQWLIDLSQLSELKKWVGYPQFLEKLGQVKYHNKLKLAKFINQTQNIIIDPQAMFDVQIKRIHEYKRQLLNLLHIITRYNRILANPQQDWVPRVAIFAGKAASSYSAAKKIIHLINDVANIINNDERIGSRLKVIFVPDYGVSLAQKIIPATDLSEQISLAGTEASGTGNMKFALNGALTIGTLDGANVEMREHVGEDNIFIFGHTTEEVKQIKQNYYHPRWYYENDPELKQVIDQISHGYFKPDAPSFYQDLTHSLLDGGDPYLLFADYRSYIETQEKVDDLFRTQQLWQAKVAQNICNMGFFSSDRTIQCYAEQIWNIKPINL; from the coding sequence GTGAACACATCTTCTGTTTATGAATGCAATTCTCCTTTAATTACACAAGATGCATTAAAAAGTTCAATTATCTATAAATTAAAATTTGTTATTGGCAAAGATCCTTATATTGCAACTCAACGAGAATGGCTAGAAGCTATTTTACTGGCAGCTCGGGATCGCATTGTTGATCGTTGGATGGCAACAAATCGTGCAGAATATTCACAACAATTAAAACAAGTCTATTATTTATCAATGGAGTTTTTACTTGGGCGATCTTTATCAAATACATTAATTTCAATGAATTTGTACAATGATATTGCCCATGTTTCTTCTGAACTTGGCTTCGATTTTGAACAGTTACTCGAACAAGAAACAGACCCAGGTCTTGGTAATGGCGGATTAGGGCGGCTAGCAGCTTGTTTTCTTGATTCATTGGCTACCTTGAATTTACCCGCTTGCGGCTATGGCATCCGTTATGAATATGGCATGTTTCGCCAAGCCATCCGTAATGGACAGCAAATTGAGTATCCAGATGACTGGCTTGCTCATGGTAACCCTTGGGAATTTCCAAGAACTGAAAATCGTTATCAAATTCAATTTGAAGGGCAAGTTGTAGAACAAGATGAAGGTTATCAATGGATAAAAACCAATGATATTATTGCTGTCGCCTATGATCAAATCATCCCCGGTTATAATACTAAAGCAACAAATACACTCCGTCTTTGGAGTGCAAAAGCGAGTGACGAATTTGATCTGCAAATTTTTAATGATGGTGAATATTATGCTGCGGTTAAAAAGAAAAATGAATCAGAGAATGTTTCTCGCGTTTTATACCCTAATGATTCAACCTATTCAGGAAAAGAACTGAGATTAAAACAAGAGTTTTTCCTTGTTTCTGCCTCCGTTCAAGATATTCTTCATCGCCATTGGTTGATCTATCAACGTTGGGATAATTTATCCGATAAAATGGCAATTCATTTAAATGATACTCACCCTGTTCTTGCCATCCCTGAATTAATTCGCTTACTTGTCGATAAATATCAACTCAGCTGGCATGATGCATTCACTCAGGCAGAAAACATCTTTTCATATACCAATCACACATTAATGAATGAAGCATTAGAAACCTGGCCCGTCGAAATGTTTCAGAAAATATTACCACGCCATTTACAAATTATTTTTCGTATTAATGATGAGTTTTTACAACGGGTACATCATGATTTTCCACATGATTATGAATTACCACGCCGAGTATCTATTATTAATGAAGAAAATGGGCGACTTGTACGTATGGCATGGCTTGCTGCTATTGTTTGCCATAAAATCAATGGCGTTTCAGCTTTACATAGTCAATTAATGGCCAATTCTTTATTTGCTGATTTTACGCATATATTCCCGCACAAATTCTGTAATATCACAAACGGAATAACGCCAAGGCGCTGGATTGCTCTTGCAAACCCTGAACTTACTAAGATGATTGAAAGTTATATTGGCAAACAATGGCTGATTGATCTTTCTCAGTTGTCTGAACTCAAAAAATGGGTTGGTTATCCACAATTCTTGGAAAAATTAGGTCAAGTTAAATATCACAATAAACTGAAACTCGCTAAATTTATTAATCAAACACAGAATATTATTATTGATCCACAAGCAATGTTTGATGTTCAAATCAAACGAATACATGAATATAAACGGCAGTTACTAAATTTACTTCACATTATTACTCGATATAATCGTATTTTAGCTAATCCTCAGCAGGATTGGGTACCTCGTGTCGCTATTTTTGCAGGAAAAGCAGCATCATCTTATAGCGCAGCCAAAAAAATCATTCACCTCATTAATGATGTAGCCAATATCATTAATAATGATGAGCGCATAGGCTCACGTTTAAAAGTCATTTTTGTCCCTGATTATGGTGTAAGTTTGGCTCAAAAAATCATTCCTGCGACTGATCTTTCTGAGCAAATCTCTTTAGCGGGAACCGAAGCTTCGGGAACAGGTAATATGAAATTCGCGCTCAATGGTGCTTTGACGATTGGCACATTAGATGGAGCAAATGTCGAAATGCGTGAACATGTTGGCGAAGATAATATTTTTATATTTGGTCACACGACGGAAGAAGTAAAACAAATTAAGCAAAATTATTATCATCCTCGCTGGTACTATGAGAACGATCCTGAACTAAAACAGGTAATCGACCAAATTTCGCATGGCTATTTTAAACCTGATGCACCTTCCTTTTATCAGGATTTAACACACAGCTTGCTAGATGGTGGTGATCCATACTTATTGTTTGCAGATTATCGCAGTTATATAGAAACACAGGAAAAGGTTGATGATTTGTTTCGGACACAACAACTTTGGCAAGCTAAGGTTGCCCAGAATATATGTAATATGGGTTTTTTCTCTTCTGACAGAACAATACAATGTTATGCTGAACAAATTTGGAATATCAAACCTATAAATTTATAA
- the tehB gene encoding SAM-dependent methyltransferase TehB, with protein sequence MQLNGDDMSELVSYKVMPVWDKSSLPSMFQERHNTKEGTYAQLRVLKGNLDFIIFSDDGREQQFTFDVNHQPPLIDPQVWHRISSCSDDMQCQLSFLCDPEIKFYKEYGLTIPHSEVRYLCENNLSQPGKVLDLGSGRGRNSFYLAQKGYDVTAVDINAQHIQAIDFVKKQSGIENIKTAIYDINSHQIKGDYDLIISTVVLMFLQRENIASVIADMQAHTLPGGINLIVCPVETPDAPVEFIPFKSYLKSGELTEYYKDWDILKYNEDLGHLHKTDDKGNRIGLNFATLIAKKKN encoded by the coding sequence ATGCAACTTAATGGTGATGATATGAGCGAGCTAGTTAGTTATAAGGTTATGCCAGTATGGGATAAATCTTCTCTTCCTTCGATGTTTCAAGAGCGTCACAACACAAAAGAAGGTACTTATGCGCAGCTTCGGGTCTTAAAAGGAAATCTGGATTTTATTATTTTTTCAGATGATGGTCGTGAGCAGCAGTTTACATTTGATGTAAATCACCAACCCCCATTAATTGATCCTCAAGTTTGGCACAGAATTTCGTCTTGTAGTGATGATATGCAATGCCAGCTCTCTTTTTTATGCGATCCAGAAATTAAATTTTATAAAGAATATGGTTTAACAATACCGCATTCAGAAGTCAGATATTTATGTGAAAATAACCTATCGCAGCCAGGTAAAGTACTAGATCTTGGCTCTGGCCGCGGTCGTAATAGTTTTTATCTTGCCCAAAAAGGCTATGATGTCACCGCTGTAGACATTAATGCGCAACATATTCAAGCTATCGATTTTGTGAAGAAACAATCAGGTATAGAGAATATTAAGACAGCGATCTACGATATTAACAGTCATCAAATAAAAGGGGATTATGACCTTATTATTTCGACCGTTGTATTAATGTTTTTGCAACGTGAAAATATTGCGAGTGTTATTGCTGATATGCAAGCTCATACCTTACCCGGTGGTATTAATTTGATTGTTTGCCCTGTTGAAACGCCAGATGCACCCGTAGAGTTTATTCCGTTTAAATCTTACCTAAAATCTGGGGAATTGACAGAATATTATAAAGATTGGGATATTCTTAAATATAATGAAGACCTTGGTCATCTTCATAAAACAGATGATAAAGGCAACCGTATTGGGCTTAACTTTGCTACGTTAATAGCGAAGAAAAAGAATTAA
- a CDS encoding malonate decarboxylase holo-ACP synthase, producing MQVNPHDFVWVNSLDDLPIASLPEWVSSQWNSQLPLVVRRESAADGKLVVGIRGIKPSQRVVTEIDKSAITHVMNVESLVSNSRELQRSMFIALPPVQILLLLSQHKWPWKWAVTGSCAYTLVTDIQSMLADCDLDVLIRCPTRQKKEDFAEFAIKANTPLCRIDIHVETPKGGFSLAEWFNNDQVTLHTPDGDVMTADPWDESL from the coding sequence ATGCAAGTGAATCCCCATGATTTTGTTTGGGTCAATAGTCTTGATGATTTACCTATAGCATCATTACCTGAATGGGTGAGCTCTCAGTGGAACAGCCAATTACCTTTAGTTGTTCGAAGAGAATCTGCAGCTGATGGAAAATTAGTTGTGGGAATTAGAGGAATTAAGCCTTCCCAGCGAGTTGTGACTGAAATTGATAAGTCTGCAATTACCCACGTTATGAATGTAGAGTCATTAGTTTCTAATTCACGTGAATTGCAACGTTCAATGTTTATCGCTTTGCCTCCTGTGCAAATATTGTTGTTGTTATCTCAACATAAATGGCCTTGGAAATGGGCCGTTACCGGAAGTTGTGCTTATACATTAGTTACTGATATTCAAAGCATGCTGGCTGATTGCGATCTCGATGTGTTAATTCGCTGCCCGACACGTCAGAAAAAAGAAGATTTTGCCGAGTTTGCGATTAAAGCGAATACTCCACTATGTCGGATTGATATTCATGTTGAGACACCGAAAGGTGGGTTTTCATTAGCAGAATGGTTTAACAACGATCAAGTTACGCTTCATACACCGGATGGTGATGTTATGACAGCAGACCCTTGGGATGAAAGTCTTTAA
- a CDS encoding glutathione S-transferase family protein → MYKLWIANKNYSSWSLRPWILLKALNIPFEEKLCYFENGKSSYEKFKQFSPTGLVPCLIDEELIVWDSLAICEYIAEEYPQVWPVSKTARAWARSASAEMHSGFTALRQQCPMNCKHQAPLDTLSHELQSDLNRLQQLWLYGLNNYGGPWLAGDKFTAVDAFFAPVALRVNSYQLTINEAAQRWINQIVALPAMQEWFNAGVAEPEIDH, encoded by the coding sequence ATGTATAAACTTTGGATAGCGAATAAAAATTACTCGTCATGGTCTTTACGCCCTTGGATCCTACTAAAAGCACTAAATATCCCTTTTGAAGAAAAGCTATGCTACTTCGAGAATGGGAAAAGTAGTTATGAAAAATTTAAACAATTCTCACCCACCGGTTTAGTTCCTTGCTTAATAGATGAAGAACTGATTGTTTGGGATTCTCTCGCTATCTGCGAATATATTGCAGAAGAGTATCCCCAAGTATGGCCTGTTAGCAAAACAGCTCGGGCATGGGCAAGAAGTGCTAGTGCTGAAATGCATTCAGGTTTCACCGCTCTTCGCCAACAATGCCCGATGAATTGTAAACATCAAGCTCCTTTAGATACCCTTTCCCATGAATTGCAATCTGATTTAAATCGTCTTCAACAGCTCTGGCTGTATGGATTAAATAATTACGGCGGGCCGTGGCTTGCGGGCGATAAATTTACAGCTGTGGATGCTTTTTTTGCACCTGTAGCACTTAGAGTTAATAGCTATCAACTCACAATAAATGAAGCTGCACAAAGGTGGATTAACCAAATAGTTGCTCTCCCAGCGATGCAAGAATGGTTCAATGCAGGTGTTGCGGAACCCGAAATAGATCATTAG
- a CDS encoding linear amide C-N hydrolase, which translates to MSFVKKSVVALLTAAAVYVPSVVTQACTRVVYLGEEQQIMTARTMDWKYEIDTNLWIFPRGMVRDGAAGPDSLKWKSKYGSVIASGYDISTTDGINEKGLVANLLWLAESKYPSAENKQPALSISLWAQYMLDNYATVAEAVESLEKTPLIVMTDNVPRQDRLATLHLSLSDASGDSAIIEYIDGKQVIHHSRQYQVMTNSPIYEKQLAMQEYWQGIGGMTVLPGTNRSADRFARAQFYINAIPQKTTPDKAVASVISVIRNVSVPYGISSADSPEISSTRWRTLADHKRKLYFFESTMTSNTFWTNLNNIDFSAETGKVKKLDLGKEQSNIFSGDATSKYVESKPFEFLGLSAKQLGY; encoded by the coding sequence ATGTCATTTGTAAAAAAAAGCGTGGTTGCATTACTGACAGCGGCAGCGGTGTATGTTCCATCAGTTGTTACTCAAGCTTGTACTCGGGTGGTTTATTTAGGTGAAGAACAACAAATCATGACCGCAAGAACCATGGATTGGAAATATGAGATTGATACCAATTTATGGATTTTCCCAAGAGGCATGGTGCGAGACGGTGCTGCAGGTCCAGATTCCCTTAAATGGAAATCAAAGTATGGTAGCGTTATTGCATCAGGCTATGACATATCAACAACAGATGGTATTAATGAGAAAGGCTTAGTCGCTAATTTATTATGGTTAGCTGAGTCAAAATATCCTTCAGCAGAGAATAAACAACCTGCATTATCTATCTCCTTGTGGGCACAATATATGTTAGATAATTATGCCACAGTTGCTGAAGCTGTTGAGTCACTTGAAAAAACACCACTAATAGTGATGACTGATAATGTACCAAGACAAGACCGTTTAGCGACATTACATTTGTCTTTATCTGATGCAAGTGGCGATAGTGCAATTATAGAATATATTGATGGTAAGCAAGTTATTCATCATAGCCGTCAGTATCAAGTCATGACAAACTCACCTATCTATGAAAAACAATTAGCAATGCAGGAATATTGGCAAGGAATAGGTGGAATGACGGTATTACCTGGAACAAATCGTTCAGCTGATAGATTTGCTCGTGCCCAATTCTATATTAATGCTATCCCACAGAAAACGACACCAGATAAAGCAGTAGCAAGTGTTATCAGTGTGATCCGTAATGTTTCTGTTCCTTATGGAATTTCGAGTGCTGATTCTCCTGAAATATCATCAACACGCTGGCGGACATTAGCCGATCATAAACGTAAGCTTTATTTCTTTGAATCCACCATGACTTCCAATACTTTTTGGACCAACTTGAATAATATCGATTTTTCAGCCGAAACAGGTAAAGTGAAAAAATTAGATTTAGGTAAGGAGCAGAGCAATATATTTTCTGGTGATGCAACTAGCAAATATGTTGAGAGTAAACCTTTTGAGTTTTTAGGTCTATCAGCTAAACAATTAGGTTACTAA
- the glgC gene encoding glucose-1-phosphate adenylyltransferase has product MSHNDMNEMMMLARHLPQKAVALILAGGRGTRLKGLTVKRAKPAVHFGGKFRIIDFALSNCLNSGIRRIGVITQYQSHSLVQHIQRGWSFFNEEMNEFVDLLPAQQREITDHWYKGTADAVYQNMDIIRNYDAEYIVILAGDHIYKMDYSRMLLDHVNNNANFTVACIKVRKEEAQQFGIMEIDENRRITQFHEKPINPPVLKDDPNYCLASMGIYIFNSDYLYEILENDNITPGSSNDFGKDIIPTIVANGEALAHPFEYSCVTSNKDVPPYWRDVGTLEAYWSATLDLASVTPELDMYDRNWPIRTYMEPLPPAKFVQDRSGSHGMTMNSLVAGGCIISGSIVIHSVLFPRVRVNSFCTIESSILLPGVNVGRSSRLRRCIIDRGCVIPENMVIGENPEEDSQRFYRTEQGIVLVTKEMLNNLNINKE; this is encoded by the coding sequence ATGTCTCATAATGATATGAATGAAATGATGATGTTAGCACGCCATTTGCCCCAAAAAGCAGTTGCGCTTATTCTTGCCGGCGGTAGAGGCACTCGGCTAAAAGGATTGACAGTAAAGCGAGCAAAACCCGCTGTTCATTTTGGTGGGAAATTTCGTATTATTGATTTTGCTTTATCTAATTGTTTGAATTCAGGTATTAGACGCATTGGTGTTATTACTCAATATCAATCACATTCATTAGTTCAGCATATACAAAGAGGATGGTCCTTTTTTAATGAAGAAATGAATGAATTTGTTGACCTATTACCAGCACAACAACGAGAAATTACAGACCATTGGTATAAAGGCACTGCGGATGCCGTTTATCAAAATATGGATATCATCCGTAATTATGACGCTGAATATATCGTTATTTTAGCCGGCGACCATATTTATAAAATGGATTATTCACGCATGTTACTTGATCATGTTAATAATAATGCCAATTTTACCGTTGCTTGTATAAAAGTCAGAAAAGAAGAGGCTCAGCAATTTGGTATTATGGAAATTGATGAAAATCGCAGGATCACCCAATTCCATGAAAAACCAATCAACCCCCCAGTATTAAAAGATGATCCTAATTATTGTTTAGCCAGTATGGGGATTTATATTTTTAATAGTGATTATCTTTACGAGATATTAGAGAACGACAATATTACACCAGGTTCAAGTAATGACTTTGGTAAAGATATCATTCCAACCATTGTCGCTAATGGTGAAGCGCTTGCTCATCCTTTTGAATATTCATGTGTCACTAGTAATAAAGATGTTCCACCTTATTGGCGAGATGTAGGAACACTTGAAGCTTATTGGTCAGCAACACTCGACCTCGCTTCAGTTACGCCAGAACTCGACATGTATGATAGAAATTGGCCAATTCGTACTTATATGGAACCTCTTCCTCCAGCAAAATTTGTGCAAGATAGGTCAGGAAGCCATGGAATGACAATGAATTCACTGGTAGCAGGTGGATGTATTATTTCAGGTTCTATTGTAATACATTCAGTATTATTTCCGCGTGTGCGAGTCAATTCATTCTGCACAATAGAATCTTCTATTTTGCTGCCTGGCGTAAATGTTGGTCGGTCATCCCGCTTGCGCCGCTGCATTATAGATAGAGGATGTGTTATTCCAGAAAATATGGTGATTGGTGAAAATCCTGAAGAAGATAGCCAACGTTTCTATCGCACAGAGCAAGGCATTGTACTCGTGACAAAAGAGATGCTTAATAATCTAAATATAAATAAGGAATAA
- a CDS encoding cytochrome b gives MQWKNSATRYGHLSLLIHWVVAITVYAMFALGLWMVSLGYYDSWYHQAPEIHKSIGILLFIIMAFRVIWRFISPPPKPLASYSRITRISSSIAQLLIYIILFSILISGYLISTADGQPISVFGWFDVPALFTGSATQADTAGDIHLYLAWAVVLLSLLHAFAALKHHFFDRDITLKRMLGFNPDN, from the coding sequence ATGCAGTGGAAAAATAGTGCTACTCGCTATGGGCACTTATCATTACTCATACATTGGGTAGTCGCCATTACAGTATATGCAATGTTTGCATTGGGCTTATGGATGGTATCTTTAGGCTATTACGATTCTTGGTACCATCAAGCTCCTGAGATCCATAAAAGTATAGGAATTTTATTATTTATTATTATGGCATTTCGTGTGATTTGGCGTTTTATTTCTCCACCACCAAAGCCATTGGCTAGCTATAGCCGTATAACACGAATTAGTTCAAGCATTGCACAACTTCTAATTTATATTATTTTATTTAGTATTTTAATTAGTGGATATTTAATTTCGACAGCAGATGGGCAGCCAATAAGTGTTTTTGGTTGGTTTGATGTTCCTGCTTTATTTACAGGTTCTGCAACACAAGCGGATACAGCGGGTGACATTCATCTTTATTTAGCTTGGGCAGTTGTTTTGTTATCCCTTTTGCATGCATTTGCAGCATTGAAACATCACTTTTTTGATCGTGATATTACTTTAAAAAGAATGTTGGGCTTTAATCCCGATAATTAA
- a CDS encoding helix-turn-helix domain-containing protein translates to MHKDEIAKLLGIKIRKQRESHKMTLKQTARLIGVSEDQMNRFENGESCIDVDSLFQFAYLFNLEPTAFLYGVVNVNVGTRRTVH, encoded by the coding sequence ATGCATAAAGATGAAATTGCAAAATTGCTTGGTATTAAAATTCGTAAACAAAGAGAAAGTCATAAAATGACGTTAAAACAAACAGCTAGATTAATTGGGGTTTCCGAAGACCAAATGAATCGTTTTGAAAATGGTGAAAGCTGTATCGACGTTGACTCGCTTTTTCAATTTGCATATCTATTTAACTTGGAGCCAACCGCTTTTTTATACGGAGTTGTTAACGTTAACGTTGGTACGCGCCGTACAGTACATTAA